From the Solanum pennellii chromosome 4, SPENNV200 genome, one window contains:
- the LOC107018044 gene encoding peptidyl-prolyl cis-trans isomerase FKBP18, chloroplastic, giving the protein MAATLSIQGSCIIRNSSNSSNAHTEQQVKKVFLQLPISRRSVILISVLPLSLNLVPQPSMARERRNKKNIPLEDYQTTSDGLKYYDILEGKGPVAEKGSTVQVHFDCVYRNITAVSSRESKLLAGNRIISQPYEFQVGAPPGKERKRDFVDNPNGLFSAQAAPKPPKAMYTITEGMKVGGKRTVIVPPEAGYGSRGMNEIPPGATFNLNIELLEVKSSERKQ; this is encoded by the exons ATGGCAGCTACTCTGAGCATTCAAGGATCATGCATCATCAGAAATTCTTCAAATTCCTCCAATGCCCACACTGAGCAGCAGGTAAAGAAGGTGTTTTTACAGTTACCTATTTCAAGAAGATCTGTTATTCTCATCTCTGTACTGCCCCTGAGCCTCAATTTGGTTCCTCAACCATCCATGGCTAGAGAGAGGCGCAATAAGAAGAACATCCCTCTTGAAGACTATCAAACTACCT CTGATGGATTGAAATACTATGATATTCTTGAAGGAAAAGGTCCTGTAGCTGAGAAGGGCTCCACTGTACAG GTACATTTTGACTGTGTATATCGTAATATTACTGCAGTTTCAAGTCGAGAATCTAAACTGTTGGCTGGTAATCGGATCATTTCACAG CCTTACGAGTTCCAGGTTGGAGCTCCTCCAGGGAAAGAGCGGAAACGTGATTTTGTGGATAATCCAAATGGCTTATTTTCTGCTCAAGCAGCACCAAAACCTCCAAAGGCAATGTATACAATAACTGAAGGGATGAAAGTTGGAGGAAAG AGGACTGTGATCGTTCCTCCAGAAGCTGGATATGGTTCAAGGGGAATGAATGAAATTCCG CCAGGGGCTACATTCAACCTGAATATTGAACTATTGGAAGTAAAGTCATCAGAACGGAAGCAATAG
- the LOC107018017 gene encoding dolichyl-diphosphooligosaccharide--protein glycosyltransferase subunit 1A, with product MKIRLYLLFSFFVLLAQWSPALSDLVISKVDRKIDLTSQVVRVTANLKIENTGNDPISEVLLPFGDHQAKDLAFLVATTSEGKGKTKTSSSSLPIKLVNPEGMPPSLTWYSVSLPKELAKGQSLNLEVRTAFTHALQPFPEKITQADIQLLVFQGSAYYISPYAVNVQSLSVKLPEPKVESYTKLENTKFSGSEIKYGPYENLPPFSFSHIAVHFVSNKPFAVAQELVREIEVSHWGNVQITEHYNLVNAGARSSGEFSRLEYQARPHLRGASSFGHLVAKLPPRAHSIYYRDEIGNISTSNLWGDSSKTLLQIEPRYPMFGGWKTSFTIGYGLPLRDYLFRAEGKRFLNISFGCPIEEVVVENLVVKVVLPEGSKDISVSVPFPVKESRDTKFSNLDMIGRPVVVLEKTNAVHEHNQYFQVYYRFSNLSLLREPMMLISGFFFLFLACIIYMHADLTISKSSPSYLAKLQWDEVQTALQQIQSIMNHCLGIHDKLEASLRDLSRTGDVQACKAARKSADNMLKELLKDLKPLLSFLQSSPLSASLYSKVEDVVAKEKELQEKLIVKHTTVTDSYEKKSGGRDIENRIAPIQQRIRALRQEVDDLLEIIDEI from the exons ATGAAGATTCGTCTTTATTTGTTGTTCTCGttttttgttttacttgctCAATGGTCGCCTGCACTTTCCGATCTAGTCATCTCCAAAGTTGATCGAAAG ATTGACCTGACCTCTCAAGTAGTGCGTGTGACTGCAAATCTGAAG ATAGAAAATACTGGTAATGATCCAATTTCAGAGGTTCTGTTACCATTTGGAGATCACCAGGCAAAAGATTTAGCATTTTTAGTGGCAACAACCAGTGAAGGGAAAGGGAAAACTAAAACTTCTTCCAGTAGCCTACCTATCAAACTTGTTAACCCTGAAGGCATGCCACCATCATTGACTTGGTATTCTGTCTCCCTACCGAAGGAGCTGGCAAAGGGACAGAGCCTGAATTTGGAAGTCAGGACTGCATTTACGCATGCACTACAACCATTTCCTGAGAAAATTACTCAAGCTGATATCCAGCTCCTTGTGTTTCAGGGGAGTGCCTACTATATTTCTCCTTATGCAGTTAATGTCCAATCTCTTAGTGTCAAATTACCCGAACCAAAAGTCGAATCATACACTAAGTTAGAGAACACCAAATTTTCTGGTTCAGAAATTAAATATGGACCTTATGAGAATCTTCCTCCTTTCTCATTCTCGCATATAGCAGTACACTTCGTGAGCAATAAGCCATTCGCAGTTGCCCAGGAGTTGGTGCGAGAGATTGAAGTCTCTCATTGGGGAAATGTTCAGATCACAGAGCATTATAACCTTGTCAATGCTGGTGCCAGAAGCAGTGGGGAGTTTTCAAG GCTAGAGTACCAGGCCCGACCACATCTCAGAGGTGCATCGTCATTCGGACATCTTGTTGCCAAATTGCCTCCAAGAGCCCATTCCATTTATTACAGAGATGAAATTGGCAATATATCAACATCCAATTTATGGGGTGACTCATCAAAG ACATTGTTACAAATTGAACCTAGGTATCCAATGTTTGGTGGCTGGAAAACTTCTTTTACCATCGGCTATGGGCTGCCCCTTAGGGACTATTTGTTCCGTGCAGAGGGGAAACGTTTCTTAAATATATCTTTTGGTTGCCCAATTGAGGAGGTGGTTGTTGAAAACCTTGTTGTGAAG GTTGTACTGCCAGAAGGTTCAAAGGATATTTCTGTCTCGGTCCCTTTTCCTGTCAAAGAGTCAAGAGAC ACGAAATTTTCCAATTTGGATATGATTGGTAGACCAGTGGTTGTTCTTGAAAAGACCAATGCTGTGCATGAGCATAACCAATATTTCCAG GTCTATTACAGGTTCAGCAATCTGTCACTGCTTAGAGAACCAATGATGTTAATTTCTggatttttcttcttattcctTGCATGTATCATATATATGCATGCGGACCTAACAATCTCAAAGTCCTCTCCTTCTTATCTTGCAAAACTGCAGTGGGATGAG GTGCAGACTGCTCTTCAGCAGATCCAGAGCATAATGAACCATTGTTTGGGCATTCATGATAAACTTGAAGCATCATTACGAGATCTGTCAAGGACTGGTGATGTGCAAGCATGCAAAGCTGCTCGTAAATCAGCTGATAATATGTTGAAGGAGCTTTTGAAGGATTTAAAGCCTTTACTCTCATTTTTGCAGTCTTCTCCGCTGTCTGCTTCATTATATTCTAAG GTTGAGGATGTTGTTGCAAAGGAGAAAGAGCTGCAGGAGAAGCTGATAGTGAAACACACCACAGTTACAGATAGTTATGAAAAGAAGTCTGGTGGTCGAGATATTGAGAACCGTATTGCACCAATCCAGCAAAGAATTAGAGCTTTGAGACAGGAAGTTGATGATCTTCTGGAAATAATTGATGAGATATAA
- the LOC107018409 gene encoding outer envelope pore protein 21B, chloroplastic isoform X2 yields the protein MESSLRYAGDSKSLVIHAKEKFPLNTFTHLQGHAELDTKIGAPTYLCAMIRQYFPDQYASLAVGVQYYRRQKLWYTVRGKKEFPVTANNSVNFHIKGKYGVDEKLLEKKSRVAAEFTWDIMDVKKDQDVRLKVGYEVIEKVPYFQFSENNWTLTVNNIGKWKVRYDL from the exons ATGGAGAGCTCACTTCGTTATGCTGGAGATTCCAAGAGTCTGGTGATTCATGCCAAGGAGAAATTTCCTCTTAACACTTTCACCCATTTGCAG GGTCATGCAGAACTAGACACCAAAATTGGAGCACCAACTTATCTCTGTGCTATGATAAGGCAATACTTTCCTGAC CAATATGCTAGTCTTGCTGTGGGAGTGCAATATTATAGGCGGCAAAAGCTCTGGTATACTGTTCGTGGTAAAAAAGAATTTCCAGTGACAGCAAATAATTCGGTTAACTTTCATATTAAGGGCAAGTACGGTGTGGACGAAAAACTTTTGGAG AAAAAGTCGAGAGTTGCTGCTGAATTTACTTGGGATATCATGGATGTGAAAAAAGACCAAGATGTGAGGCTCAAAGTTGGATACGAAGTCATTGAAAAG GTCCCTTACTTTCAGTTTAGTGAAAACAACTGGACTCTCACTGTCAACAATATTGGGAAATGGAAAGTAAGATATGATTTGTGA
- the LOC107018409 gene encoding outer envelope pore protein 21B, chloroplastic isoform X1, with translation MESSLRYAGDSKSLVIHAKEKFPLNTFTHLQGHAELDTKIGAPTYLCAMIRQYFPDQYASLAVGVQYYRRQKLWYTVRGKKEFPVTANNSVNFHIKGKYGVDEKLLEKKSRVAAEFTWDIMDVKKDQDVRLKVGYEVIEKVPYFHEKSKLYYPANNKIKLLKLSNILLLIIV, from the exons ATGGAGAGCTCACTTCGTTATGCTGGAGATTCCAAGAGTCTGGTGATTCATGCCAAGGAGAAATTTCCTCTTAACACTTTCACCCATTTGCAG GGTCATGCAGAACTAGACACCAAAATTGGAGCACCAACTTATCTCTGTGCTATGATAAGGCAATACTTTCCTGAC CAATATGCTAGTCTTGCTGTGGGAGTGCAATATTATAGGCGGCAAAAGCTCTGGTATACTGTTCGTGGTAAAAAAGAATTTCCAGTGACAGCAAATAATTCGGTTAACTTTCATATTAAGGGCAAGTACGGTGTGGACGAAAAACTTTTGGAG AAAAAGTCGAGAGTTGCTGCTGAATTTACTTGGGATATCATGGATGTGAAAAAAGACCAAGATGTGAGGCTCAAAGTTGGATACGAAGTCATTGAAAAG GTTCCTTACTTTCATGAAAAATCTAAGCTTTATTACCCAGCaaacaacaaaattaagttGCTCAAATTGTCAAACATTCTCCTGCTGATAATTGTGTAA
- the LOC107018409 gene encoding outer envelope pore protein 21B, chloroplastic isoform X3 yields MESSLRYAGDSKSLVIHAKEKFPLNTFTHLQGHAELDTKIGAPTYLCAMIRQYFPDKKSRVAAEFTWDIMDVKKDQDVRLKVGYEVIEKVPYFHEKSKLYYPANNKIKLLKLSNILLLIIV; encoded by the exons ATGGAGAGCTCACTTCGTTATGCTGGAGATTCCAAGAGTCTGGTGATTCATGCCAAGGAGAAATTTCCTCTTAACACTTTCACCCATTTGCAG GGTCATGCAGAACTAGACACCAAAATTGGAGCACCAACTTATCTCTGTGCTATGATAAGGCAATACTTTCCTGAC AAAAAGTCGAGAGTTGCTGCTGAATTTACTTGGGATATCATGGATGTGAAAAAAGACCAAGATGTGAGGCTCAAAGTTGGATACGAAGTCATTGAAAAG GTTCCTTACTTTCATGAAAAATCTAAGCTTTATTACCCAGCaaacaacaaaattaagttGCTCAAATTGTCAAACATTCTCCTGCTGATAATTGTGTAA
- the LOC107018409 gene encoding outer envelope pore protein 21B, chloroplastic isoform X5 → MESSLRYAGDSKSLVIHAKEKFPLNTFTHLQGHAELDTKIGAPTYLCAMIRQYFPDVCSYPFYNNLLLVYVAIC, encoded by the exons ATGGAGAGCTCACTTCGTTATGCTGGAGATTCCAAGAGTCTGGTGATTCATGCCAAGGAGAAATTTCCTCTTAACACTTTCACCCATTTGCAG GGTCATGCAGAACTAGACACCAAAATTGGAGCACCAACTTATCTCTGTGCTATGATAAGGCAATACTTTCCTGACGTATGTTCCTACCCTTTCTACAACAATTTGTTGCTTGTATATGTAG CAATATGCTAG
- the LOC107018409 gene encoding outer envelope pore protein 21B, chloroplastic isoform X4 gives MESSLRYAGDSKSLVIHAKEKFPLNTFTHLQGHAELDTKIGAPTYLCAMIRQYFPDKKSRVAAEFTWDIMDVKKDQDVRLKVGYEVIEKVPYFQFSENNWTLTVNNIGKWKVRYDL, from the exons ATGGAGAGCTCACTTCGTTATGCTGGAGATTCCAAGAGTCTGGTGATTCATGCCAAGGAGAAATTTCCTCTTAACACTTTCACCCATTTGCAG GGTCATGCAGAACTAGACACCAAAATTGGAGCACCAACTTATCTCTGTGCTATGATAAGGCAATACTTTCCTGAC AAAAAGTCGAGAGTTGCTGCTGAATTTACTTGGGATATCATGGATGTGAAAAAAGACCAAGATGTGAGGCTCAAAGTTGGATACGAAGTCATTGAAAAG GTCCCTTACTTTCAGTTTAGTGAAAACAACTGGACTCTCACTGTCAACAATATTGGGAAATGGAAAGTAAGATATGATTTGTGA